One segment of Carya illinoinensis cultivar Pawnee chromosome 13, C.illinoinensisPawnee_v1, whole genome shotgun sequence DNA contains the following:
- the LOC122291688 gene encoding GPI mannosyltransferase 2-like isoform X2, translated as MTLKVVATDRPRGHSHTPSSNRSATDLRPPMTITPTFGSKRHQSLVLRSSILSRLLLLALTIVWRTLLTPHDTSAPLNPSCLSHHHDPPPILFPSVASAVERGVVWDSVYFLRIAHCGYEYEQSYAFLPLLPLTISFLSRTVFAPLVPLIGYRAVLGLSGYVINNLTFVFAAIYFYKLSVIILKDSDSALRASILFCFNPASVFYSAIYSESLYALFSIGGIYHLVTGGNSIAVLLLALSTCARSNGVLNAGYFCFQTLHQAYDAVFVKRHAYLAVQVLISGALHCICIFTPFIAFQAYGYYNICLGHSIDEMRPWCKARLPLLYNYIQSHYWGVGFLRYFQLKRLPNFLLASPILSLALCSIVYYAKSRPEIFFLLGLLASVEEKNSSAVLFSLETVQRSSIARFPGRHNLRQRKHMTRGDPVALPLENDSLAKLGYLTVSCLPFILQLAFMAATAFFVMHVQDREAVHSCRFEMKLLLQH; from the exons ATGACTCTCAAGGTGGTGGCTACTGATAGACCTAGAGGCCATAGTCATACTCCCAGTTCTAATCGTTCAGCAACGGACCTCCGCCCCCCCATGACGATCACCCCCACATTCGGCTCTAAGCGCCACCAATCACTGGTCCTTAGATCGTCGATCCTCTCCCGACTTCTCCTTTTAGCTCTCACCATCGTCTGGCGCACACTCCTCACCCCCCACGACACCTCCGCCCCACTCAACCCTTCCTGCCTATCCCACCACCACGATCCCCCACCGATTCTCTTTCCCTCTGTGGCCTCCGCCGTCGAACGCGGCGTCGTGTGGGACTCCGTCTACTTCCTCCGCATCGCCCACTGCGGCTACGAGTACGAGCAGTCCTACGCCTTCCTCCCTCTCCTCCCCCTCACAATTTCCTTCCTCTCTCGCACGG taTTTGCGCCATTGGTACCGTTAATCGGATATAGAGCGGTGCTGGGGCTGTCTGGCTATGTGATCAATAACCTCACGTTTGTCTTCGCGGCGATATACTTTTACAA GCTTTCAGTTATTATTTTGAAGGATTCTGACTCCGCATTGCGGGCTTCCATCTTGTTTTGCTTCAATCCAGCATCGGTATTTTATTCGGCGAT ATATTCAGAGAGTCTGTATGCCTTGTTTTCTATTGGAGGGATATACCACCTGGTCACAGGTGGAAATAGTATTGCTGTTCTTCTGCTTGCTCTCTCTACTTGTGCCAGGTCTAACGGAGTGCTTAACGCTGGCTATTTTTGTTTTCAGACGCTACATCAAGCTTATGATGCTGTATTTGTCAAAAGACATGCTTAT TTGGCGGTACAGGTCCTTATTTCTGGTGCTTTGCACTGCATATGTATTTTCACTCCATTTATTGCGTTTCAAGCATATGGATACTACAATATATGTCTAGGACATTCCATAGATGAAATGAGGCCCTGGTGCAAAGCAAGACTACCTCTTCTGTACAACTATATTCAAAGTCATTATTG GGGGGTAGGTttcttgagatattttcagCTGAAACGGTTGCCAAACTTCTTACTGGCATCTCCTATATTGTCTTTGGCACTTTGTTCTATTGTCTATTATGCAAAGTCAAGGcctgaaatttttttcttactgGGCCTTCTAGCTTCTGTTGAGGAAAAGAATTCTTCAGCTGTGCTTTTCTCTCTGGAGACAGTTCAAAGATCAAGTATTGCCCGCTTTCCAG GGCGTCACAATCTCAGACAGAGGAAGCATATGACTAGAGGGGATCCTGTTGCTCTCCCACTGGAAAATGATTCATTAGCAAAGCTGGGATACTTGACTGTCTCTTGTCTCCCATTTATTCTGCAATTGGCATTTATGGCAGCCACAGCATTTTTTGTCATGCATGTGCAG GATAGAGAAGCTGTTCATTCCTGTAGGTTTGAGATGAAGCTTTTGTTGCAGCATTAG
- the LOC122291688 gene encoding GPI mannosyltransferase 2-like isoform X3 has product MTLKVVATDRPRGHSHTPSSNRSATDLRPPMTITPTFGSKRHQSLVLRSSILSRLLLLALTIVWRTLLTPHDTSAPLNPSCLSHHHDPPPILFPSVASAVERGVVWDSVYFLRIAHCGYEYEQSYAFLPLLPLTISFLSRTVFAPLVPLIGYRAVLGLSGYVINNLTFVFAAIYFYKLSVIILKDSDSALRASILFCFNPASVFYSAIYSESLYALFSIGGIYHLVTGGNSIAVLLLALSTCARSNGVLNAGYFCFQTLHQAYDAVFVKRHAYLAVQVLISGALHCICIFTPFIAFQAYGYYNICLGHSIDEMRPWCKARLPLLYNYIQSHYWGVGFLRYFQLKRLPNFLLASPILSLALCSIVYYAKSRPEIFFLLGLLASVEEKNSSAVLFSLETVQRSSIARFPGRHNLRQRKHMTRGDPVALPLENDSLAKLGYLTVSCLPFILQLAFMAATAFFVMHVQF; this is encoded by the exons ATGACTCTCAAGGTGGTGGCTACTGATAGACCTAGAGGCCATAGTCATACTCCCAGTTCTAATCGTTCAGCAACGGACCTCCGCCCCCCCATGACGATCACCCCCACATTCGGCTCTAAGCGCCACCAATCACTGGTCCTTAGATCGTCGATCCTCTCCCGACTTCTCCTTTTAGCTCTCACCATCGTCTGGCGCACACTCCTCACCCCCCACGACACCTCCGCCCCACTCAACCCTTCCTGCCTATCCCACCACCACGATCCCCCACCGATTCTCTTTCCCTCTGTGGCCTCCGCCGTCGAACGCGGCGTCGTGTGGGACTCCGTCTACTTCCTCCGCATCGCCCACTGCGGCTACGAGTACGAGCAGTCCTACGCCTTCCTCCCTCTCCTCCCCCTCACAATTTCCTTCCTCTCTCGCACGG taTTTGCGCCATTGGTACCGTTAATCGGATATAGAGCGGTGCTGGGGCTGTCTGGCTATGTGATCAATAACCTCACGTTTGTCTTCGCGGCGATATACTTTTACAA GCTTTCAGTTATTATTTTGAAGGATTCTGACTCCGCATTGCGGGCTTCCATCTTGTTTTGCTTCAATCCAGCATCGGTATTTTATTCGGCGAT ATATTCAGAGAGTCTGTATGCCTTGTTTTCTATTGGAGGGATATACCACCTGGTCACAGGTGGAAATAGTATTGCTGTTCTTCTGCTTGCTCTCTCTACTTGTGCCAGGTCTAACGGAGTGCTTAACGCTGGCTATTTTTGTTTTCAGACGCTACATCAAGCTTATGATGCTGTATTTGTCAAAAGACATGCTTAT TTGGCGGTACAGGTCCTTATTTCTGGTGCTTTGCACTGCATATGTATTTTCACTCCATTTATTGCGTTTCAAGCATATGGATACTACAATATATGTCTAGGACATTCCATAGATGAAATGAGGCCCTGGTGCAAAGCAAGACTACCTCTTCTGTACAACTATATTCAAAGTCATTATTG GGGGGTAGGTttcttgagatattttcagCTGAAACGGTTGCCAAACTTCTTACTGGCATCTCCTATATTGTCTTTGGCACTTTGTTCTATTGTCTATTATGCAAAGTCAAGGcctgaaatttttttcttactgGGCCTTCTAGCTTCTGTTGAGGAAAAGAATTCTTCAGCTGTGCTTTTCTCTCTGGAGACAGTTCAAAGATCAAGTATTGCCCGCTTTCCAG GGCGTCACAATCTCAGACAGAGGAAGCATATGACTAGAGGGGATCCTGTTGCTCTCCCACTGGAAAATGATTCATTAGCAAAGCTGGGATACTTGACTGTCTCTTGTCTCCCATTTATTCTGCAATTGGCATTTATGGCAGCCACAGCATTTTTTGTCATGCATGTGCAG TTTTGA
- the LOC122291688 gene encoding GPI mannosyltransferase 2-like isoform X1, which produces MTLKVVATDRPRGHSHTPSSNRSATDLRPPMTITPTFGSKRHQSLVLRSSILSRLLLLALTIVWRTLLTPHDTSAPLNPSCLSHHHDPPPILFPSVASAVERGVVWDSVYFLRIAHCGYEYEQSYAFLPLLPLTISFLSRTVFAPLVPLIGYRAVLGLSGYVINNLTFVFAAIYFYKLSVIILKDSDSALRASILFCFNPASVFYSAIYSESLYALFSIGGIYHLVTGGNSIAVLLLALSTCARSNGVLNAGYFCFQTLHQAYDAVFVKRHAYLAVQVLISGALHCICIFTPFIAFQAYGYYNICLGHSIDEMRPWCKARLPLLYNYIQSHYWGVGFLRYFQLKRLPNFLLASPILSLALCSIVYYAKSRPEIFFLLGLLASVEEKNSSAVLFSLETVQRSSIARFPGRHNLRQRKHMTRGDPVALPLENDSLAKLGYLTVSCLPFILQLAFMAATAFFVMHVQVATRFLSASPPLYWFASNLMVQRKRWAYLIWAYSAAYILLGSLLFSNFYPFT; this is translated from the exons ATGACTCTCAAGGTGGTGGCTACTGATAGACCTAGAGGCCATAGTCATACTCCCAGTTCTAATCGTTCAGCAACGGACCTCCGCCCCCCCATGACGATCACCCCCACATTCGGCTCTAAGCGCCACCAATCACTGGTCCTTAGATCGTCGATCCTCTCCCGACTTCTCCTTTTAGCTCTCACCATCGTCTGGCGCACACTCCTCACCCCCCACGACACCTCCGCCCCACTCAACCCTTCCTGCCTATCCCACCACCACGATCCCCCACCGATTCTCTTTCCCTCTGTGGCCTCCGCCGTCGAACGCGGCGTCGTGTGGGACTCCGTCTACTTCCTCCGCATCGCCCACTGCGGCTACGAGTACGAGCAGTCCTACGCCTTCCTCCCTCTCCTCCCCCTCACAATTTCCTTCCTCTCTCGCACGG taTTTGCGCCATTGGTACCGTTAATCGGATATAGAGCGGTGCTGGGGCTGTCTGGCTATGTGATCAATAACCTCACGTTTGTCTTCGCGGCGATATACTTTTACAA GCTTTCAGTTATTATTTTGAAGGATTCTGACTCCGCATTGCGGGCTTCCATCTTGTTTTGCTTCAATCCAGCATCGGTATTTTATTCGGCGAT ATATTCAGAGAGTCTGTATGCCTTGTTTTCTATTGGAGGGATATACCACCTGGTCACAGGTGGAAATAGTATTGCTGTTCTTCTGCTTGCTCTCTCTACTTGTGCCAGGTCTAACGGAGTGCTTAACGCTGGCTATTTTTGTTTTCAGACGCTACATCAAGCTTATGATGCTGTATTTGTCAAAAGACATGCTTAT TTGGCGGTACAGGTCCTTATTTCTGGTGCTTTGCACTGCATATGTATTTTCACTCCATTTATTGCGTTTCAAGCATATGGATACTACAATATATGTCTAGGACATTCCATAGATGAAATGAGGCCCTGGTGCAAAGCAAGACTACCTCTTCTGTACAACTATATTCAAAGTCATTATTG GGGGGTAGGTttcttgagatattttcagCTGAAACGGTTGCCAAACTTCTTACTGGCATCTCCTATATTGTCTTTGGCACTTTGTTCTATTGTCTATTATGCAAAGTCAAGGcctgaaatttttttcttactgGGCCTTCTAGCTTCTGTTGAGGAAAAGAATTCTTCAGCTGTGCTTTTCTCTCTGGAGACAGTTCAAAGATCAAGTATTGCCCGCTTTCCAG GGCGTCACAATCTCAGACAGAGGAAGCATATGACTAGAGGGGATCCTGTTGCTCTCCCACTGGAAAATGATTCATTAGCAAAGCTGGGATACTTGACTGTCTCTTGTCTCCCATTTATTCTGCAATTGGCATTTATGGCAGCCACAGCATTTTTTGTCATGCATGTGCAG GTGGCTACACGCTTTTTGTCTGCCAGCCCTCCCCTTTATTGGTTTGCCTCAAATCTAATGGTACAACGTAAGAGATGGGCATATCTGATTTGGGCATACTCTGCAGCCTACATACTTCTTGGCAGTTTGCTATTTTCGAACTTTTATCCTTTCACATGA